The following coding sequences lie in one Candidatus Planktophila sulfonica genomic window:
- a CDS encoding M16 family metallopeptidase, with translation MSVKRSVHSSGLRIVTEEVPSVRSAAVGIWVNVGSRDEAPATAGASHFLEHLLFKGTTSRTALEISSSIESVGGEMNAFTSKEYTCFYARVIDTDLPMAIEVVSDLITSSIVTALDVDAERKVVLEEIAMRDDDPSDLVHDLFSDTYYGDTPIGRPILGTIDSINGMSRNTVFNYYKKKYLPQDLVVAVAGNIKHKRVVAMVEEALSRDNFLDVLAAPVVRPNIPVKNSKQQSVGLMYKKSEQAHMFYGMEGVARADDRRFSMGVLSAALGGGMSSRLFQEIREKRGLAYSVYAYAQQFAGSGVLGFYAGCNPTKAIEVVEIIRSVLSDVADNGMTHEEIERAKGAVRGSLVLSQEDTGSRMSRIGKNEIVYGQVMDFDDILKAISRVSAEDIREIASEFLVKTPTLALVGPFKNESKFEKVLEK, from the coding sequence ATGTCAGTCAAACGCTCAGTTCACTCAAGTGGCCTGCGCATTGTTACGGAAGAAGTTCCGTCAGTGCGCAGCGCTGCTGTGGGAATCTGGGTCAATGTAGGTTCACGCGATGAAGCACCGGCAACAGCTGGTGCTTCTCACTTTCTAGAGCACCTTCTCTTTAAAGGAACGACAAGTCGAACAGCGCTAGAGATTTCATCTTCTATCGAATCTGTTGGCGGCGAGATGAATGCCTTCACATCGAAGGAGTACACCTGCTTCTACGCACGTGTTATTGATACCGATCTTCCGATGGCTATCGAAGTTGTTAGTGATCTCATCACTTCATCTATCGTTACAGCCCTGGATGTCGATGCCGAACGCAAGGTAGTCCTAGAAGAAATTGCGATGCGCGATGACGATCCAAGTGATCTCGTGCACGATCTCTTTAGCGACACTTATTACGGAGACACCCCAATCGGTCGCCCTATTCTGGGCACGATTGACTCAATCAACGGAATGTCACGCAATACAGTGTTTAACTACTACAAGAAGAAGTACCTGCCTCAAGATCTCGTTGTTGCTGTTGCAGGAAATATCAAACATAAGCGCGTCGTCGCCATGGTTGAAGAAGCTCTTTCTCGCGATAACTTCCTCGATGTTCTTGCAGCTCCTGTAGTTCGCCCCAATATTCCTGTGAAGAATTCAAAGCAGCAGTCAGTTGGGCTGATGTACAAGAAGAGCGAACAAGCCCACATGTTCTATGGCATGGAAGGCGTTGCTCGAGCCGATGATCGTCGTTTCTCTATGGGCGTTCTCTCTGCAGCTCTCGGTGGCGGAATGTCATCGCGCTTATTCCAGGAAATCCGTGAAAAGCGTGGCCTTGCCTATTCTGTCTACGCCTATGCACAGCAGTTCGCAGGTTCTGGAGTTCTTGGTTTCTATGCCGGTTGCAATCCGACAAAGGCAATCGAAGTTGTCGAAATCATCCGCAGCGTTTTATCAGACGTTGCAGATAATGGAATGACTCATGAAGAAATTGAACGCGCTAAGGGCGCAGTCCGTGGCTCACTCGTCTTGAGCCAGGAAGATACCGGCTCACGCATGAGCCGTATCGGCAAGAATGAAATCGTTTATGGCCAAGTCATGGATTTTGATGACATTCTCAAAGCGATTTCTCGCGTAAGCGCTGAAGACATCCGCGAAATTGCCAGCGAGTTCTTGGTGAAAACGCCTACCCTTGCTCTCGTCGGTCCATTTAAGAACGAATCAAAATTTGAAAAGGTGCTCGAGAAATGA
- the rpsO gene encoding 30S ribosomal protein S15 — translation MALTPEVKKEIIAKYGSSATDTGSPEAQVALLSRRIEDITTHLKTNPHDHHNRRGLLLLVGQRRRILQYLAKTDINRYRAIIEKLGIRR, via the coding sequence ATGGCGTTAACACCAGAAGTAAAGAAAGAAATCATTGCAAAGTACGGATCATCAGCTACTGATACAGGAAGCCCTGAAGCTCAGGTCGCACTTTTGTCACGTCGAATCGAAGACATCACAACTCACCTTAAGACCAACCCGCATGACCACCACAACCGTCGTGGCCTCTTGTTGCTCGTAGGTCAGCGTCGCCGCATTCTTCAGTACCTCGCAAAGACAGATATCAATCGTTATCGCGCAATTATCGAGAAGCTCGGAATTCGCCGTTAA
- a CDS encoding polyribonucleotide nucleotidyltransferase, translated as MEGQDVKSAVAVIDNGKFGKREIKFETGRLAKQAAGAAAVYLDDQTMIFSATTASKTPKDQFDFFPLTVDVEEKMYAIGKIPGSFFRREGRPSEEAILTCRLIDRPLRPSFIKGLRNEVQIVVTVMALDPDHMYDVIAINAASMSTQLAGLPFSGPIGGVRVALIDGQWVAFPNHSQVENAVFDMVVAGRVTADDVAIMMVEAEATTRTIGLIAEGAKAPTEEIVAQGLDAAKPFIRILCEAQSKLAAVAAKPTADFPVFLDYQDDVFAAVEKAAKDDLAKALTISGKQERETKIDEISASTKESVSAAFEGREKEVPAAFRSLTKKLVRQRVLRDKIRIDGRGLRDIRALSAEVEVIPRVHGSAIFERGETQILGITTLNMLKMEQQLDTMSPDTSKRYMHNYNFPPYSTGETGRVGTPKRREIGHGALAERALIPVLPTREEFPYAIRQVSEALGSNGSTSMGSVCASTLSMLQAGVPLKAPVAGIAMGLISDDVDGKVEYVALTDILGAEDAFGDMDFKVAGTKDFVTALQLDTKLDGIPASVLAGALHQAKEARLAILDVMNEAIDTPDEMSQYAPRIISVKIPVDQIGAVIGPKGKIINQIQDETGADISIEDDGTIYIGATDGPSAEAARAQINAIANPQMPEVGERYLGTVVKLATFGAFVSLMPGKDGLLHVSQIRKMHGGKRIENLEDVMKVGDKIQVEIGEIDPKGKLSLVPVLEDGTTPAAE; from the coding sequence ATGGAGGGTCAAGACGTAAAATCAGCAGTAGCCGTTATCGATAACGGAAAGTTCGGAAAGCGCGAGATCAAGTTCGAAACAGGACGCCTCGCTAAGCAAGCAGCAGGAGCTGCAGCTGTTTATCTCGATGATCAGACAATGATCTTCTCGGCAACAACAGCATCAAAGACACCTAAGGATCAATTCGACTTCTTCCCACTCACAGTGGATGTTGAAGAGAAGATGTATGCCATCGGCAAGATTCCTGGTTCATTCTTCCGTCGCGAAGGTCGTCCATCAGAAGAGGCAATTCTTACTTGCCGTTTGATCGACCGCCCATTGCGCCCATCATTTATTAAGGGACTTCGTAACGAAGTTCAGATCGTTGTGACAGTAATGGCGCTCGATCCAGATCACATGTACGACGTGATTGCGATCAACGCAGCTTCAATGTCTACACAGCTCGCAGGTCTTCCATTCTCTGGTCCAATCGGTGGTGTACGTGTTGCACTAATCGACGGCCAGTGGGTTGCATTCCCTAACCACTCACAGGTCGAGAACGCTGTATTCGATATGGTCGTAGCAGGTCGCGTAACAGCTGACGATGTTGCAATCATGATGGTTGAAGCTGAAGCAACAACTCGCACAATCGGACTCATTGCTGAAGGCGCTAAGGCTCCTACAGAAGAGATCGTTGCGCAGGGTCTTGATGCTGCAAAGCCATTTATTCGCATTCTCTGCGAAGCACAGTCAAAGCTTGCAGCAGTTGCTGCAAAGCCAACAGCTGACTTCCCAGTGTTCCTTGATTACCAGGATGATGTATTTGCAGCAGTTGAAAAGGCTGCAAAGGATGATCTTGCAAAGGCACTCACAATTTCAGGTAAGCAAGAGCGCGAAACTAAGATCGATGAGATCTCAGCTTCAACAAAGGAATCAGTTTCAGCTGCCTTCGAAGGCCGTGAAAAGGAAGTTCCTGCAGCGTTCCGCTCACTCACAAAGAAGCTTGTACGTCAGCGCGTACTTCGTGACAAGATCCGTATCGATGGCCGTGGACTCCGCGACATCCGTGCCTTGTCAGCTGAAGTAGAAGTAATTCCACGCGTTCACGGTTCTGCAATCTTCGAACGCGGAGAGACACAGATTCTCGGAATCACAACTCTTAATATGCTCAAGATGGAACAGCAGCTCGACACAATGAGCCCTGACACATCAAAGCGCTACATGCACAACTACAACTTCCCACCATATTCAACTGGTGAAACAGGTCGTGTTGGTACACCTAAGCGCCGCGAAATCGGTCACGGTGCACTTGCTGAGCGCGCACTTATCCCAGTACTTCCAACTCGCGAAGAGTTCCCTTACGCAATCCGTCAGGTCTCTGAAGCACTTGGTTCAAATGGATCAACTTCAATGGGATCTGTCTGTGCATCAACACTTTCAATGCTTCAAGCAGGCGTGCCTCTCAAGGCCCCTGTTGCAGGTATTGCAATGGGTCTCATCTCTGATGATGTCGATGGCAAGGTTGAATACGTTGCGCTCACAGATATTCTCGGTGCAGAAGATGCATTCGGAGATATGGACTTTAAGGTCGCAGGAACAAAGGACTTCGTTACAGCTCTTCAACTCGATACAAAGCTCGATGGAATCCCTGCATCAGTTCTTGCTGGCGCACTTCATCAGGCAAAGGAAGCGCGTCTTGCGATTCTCGATGTCATGAACGAAGCAATCGATACTCCTGATGAGATGAGCCAATACGCTCCACGCATCATCTCTGTAAAGATTCCTGTCGATCAGATCGGTGCAGTAATCGGGCCTAAGGGCAAGATCATCAACCAGATTCAAGATGAAACTGGCGCAGATATCTCAATTGAAGATGATGGAACCATCTACATCGGTGCAACCGATGGACCTTCAGCTGAAGCAGCTCGCGCACAGATCAACGCAATTGCTAACCCACAGATGCCAGAAGTCGGAGAGCGCTACCTCGGTACAGTCGTAAAGCTCGCAACATTCGGTGCGTTCGTGTCATTGATGCCAGGCAAAGATGGCTTGCTCCACGTATCTCAGATTCGCAAGATGCATGGTGGAAAGCGCATTGAAAACCTTGAAGATGTCATGAAGGTTGGCGACAAGATTCAGGTAGAAATCGGCGAGATTGATCCAAAGGGCAAGCTCTCTTTGGTTCCAGTTCTCGAAGATGGAACGACTCCAGCTGCTGAATAA